One window of the Rosa rugosa chromosome 3, drRosRugo1.1, whole genome shotgun sequence genome contains the following:
- the LOC133737167 gene encoding receptor-like protein 6, translating to MGLSLSLWTSLMLSKRVILFMFHILVIANSLHSLQQPSSSCHDDESFALLQFKQSFVINESASVGEGAYPKVLSWKPAAAKGCCSWDGVECDEKTGHVIGLDLSSSCLSGSISSNNTLFHLVYLQSLNLADNDFNQSKIPTTIRNFPMLRYLNLSGSFFSGQIPSEISHLPKLLSLDLSSNSYSSNGERSLKLNQSDLRRLVQNSTSLEKLHLSSVIISAPVPDSLANLSFLTSLLLEYCELLGEFPVSILKLQSLKFLNIESNPDLTCFLPAFEQTSPLMSLRVSRTRFSGDFPSSIEKLDSLNEFVASRCNFSGFLPSSLGNLRRLVYLDLSNNTLTGSIPASLATLTQLSYLSLDNNNFSGYIPPSLGNLTQLTTLLLASNQLTGPIPSSLGNLTQLTELDLSGNDFDGHIPSSIGDLNQLITLSLPMNQLTGPIPSSLGNLSKLTALDLSSNNLHSSIPESLSNLTNLEYLYLDNNSLSGKVNFQMFQKLQNLIVLYLSGNKLELFFEETRFLNATATFPNLMTLGLGSCNITEFPSFLRFQENLRWLDLAENGMHGQVPKWMWNVSTESLTVMNISHNFLSGFDQPPVVLSWSGLQLLDLSSNVIQGSPLIPSPSIEYYLISNNKLSGKLSPLICNLTSLNYLDLSDNKLSGMLPPCVGNFSDNLRVLDLGNNSFEGHLPQTYTRNLTMFDASDNKLQGRLPRSLANCVMLEFLVLSNNEFNDVFPFWLGTLPELKLLALRHNAFHGVIRKPEKNLDHFLQLRILDLSFNNFSGNFPFEYIFSGNAIKGTTSNQFSYMKTNVLFNPSYGCKYFSFTITSKGVNLFYPKIPEDFAAIDISSNRFEGKVPEFIGALTGLRLLNMSNNILTGLIPSSLGKLKLLESLDLSQNKLSGQIPRQLTQITFLAKFDVSHNNLSGPIPRGTQFATFESTSYEGNLGLCGDPLPKKCGNEAPHQLPPSTKEENSSDFGNELDWIFVLAGSVSGLLVGVVLADVLFTRKHEYFLKIVGILIRLMKRKSEKRTRRN from the coding sequence ATGGGGCTATCACTGAGCTTGTGGACTAGTCTCATGCTTTCGAAACGAGTAATTCTCTTCATGTTTCATATCTTGGTTATTGCCAACTCTTTACACTCTCTGCAGCAGCCATCATCTTCCTGCCATGACGACGAGAGCTTCGCCTTGCTCCAGTTTAAGCAAAGCTTTGTCATCAATGAATCTGCTTCTGTTGGTGAGGGTGCTTATCCAAAGGTTTTGTCATGGAAACCAGCTGCTGCTAAAGGATGCTGCTCATGGGACGGGGTCGAGTGTGATGAGAAGACAGGTCATGTGATTGGACTTGATCTCAGTAGTAGCTGTCTCTCCGGCTCTATCAGCTCCAACAACACCCTCTTCCACCTTGTTTATCTTCAGAGCCTGAATCTTGCCGACAATGACTTcaatcaatctaaaattcctaCTACCATCAGGAATTTTCCAATGCTCCGTTATCTTAACCTCTCCGGCAGTTTCTTTTCTGGTCAAATCCCATCTGAAATTTCTCACTTGCCCAAATTGTTGTCCCTGGATCTATCCTCCAATAGTTACAGCAGTAACGGTGAAAGATCACTGAAGCTAAACCAGTCTGATCTAAGAAGGCTAGTTCAAAACTCAACTAGTCTAGAAAAGCTTCATCTCAGCTCCGTCATCATTTCTGCACCAGTACCCGATTCCTTGGCAAATTTATCATTTTTGACATCTCTCCTCCTAGAGTATTGTGAGCTGCTAGGCGAATTCCCAGTAAGTATTTTAAAATTACAGAGTTTAAAATTTCTTAATATAGAATCAAATCCAGATCTCACATGTTTTTTGCCGGCATTTGAACAAACAAGTCCTCTCATGTCATTGAGAGTTTCTAGAACAAGGTTTTCTGGAGACTTCCCTTCATCAATTGAAAAGCTTGATTCACTGAATGAGTTTGTTGCTAGTCGATGCAATTTTTCAGGTTTCCTTCCATCTTCACTAGGTAATCTTAGGCGGCTGGTTTATTTAGACCTTTCAAATAACACACTTACTGGCTCAATCCCTGCTTCTTTGGCAACCCTTACCCAACTGTCATATCTGTCACTTGATAATAATAATTTCAGTGGTTACATCCCCCCTTCTCTTGGAAATCTAACCCAGCTCACAACACTTTTGCTTGCATCAAATCAATTAACTGGTCCAATCCCATCTTCTCTAGGAAACCTCACCCAGCTCACTGAGTTAGACCTTTCTGGTAATGATTTCGATGGTCACATCCCGTCTTCCATCGGAGATCTCAACCAGCTCATAACACTTTCACTTCCCATGAATCAATTAACTGGGCCAATCCCATCTTCTCTAGGCAATCTTAGCAAACTAACTGCTCTAGATCTTTCTTCAAATAATTTGCACAGTTCCATTCCCGAGTCCTTATCCAATCTCACGAATCTCGAGTATCTTTATCTAGATAATAATAGTTTGAGCGGCAAAGTAAATTTCCAAATGTTTCAAAAGTTACAAAATCTCATCGTACTGTATTTATCTGGAAATAAATTGGAATTATTTTTCGAAGAGACAAGGTTTCTGAATGCAACAGCAACTTTTCCAAACCTAATGACTCTAGGATTGGGTTCTTGCAACATAACAGAGTTCCCAAGTTTCCTAAGATTTCAAGAAAATTTGAGGTGGCTGGATCTTGCTGAGAATGGAATGCATGGTCAAGTACCGAAATGGATGTGGAACGTAAGCACAGAAAGTTTGACAGTCATGAACATTTCTCATAACTTCCTTTCCGGCTTTGACCAACCTCCAGTTGTTCTATCGTGGAGCGGCCTACAACTCTTGGATCTCTCGTCCAACGTGATTCAGGGATCACCACTGATACCTTCACCATCCATTGAGTACTATCTGATTTCAAACAATAAGCTAAGTGGAAAACTTTCGCCTTTGATTTGCAATCTGACATCTCTGAATTACCTTGATTTGTCAGATAACAAGTTGAGTGGCATGCTTCCGCCGTGTGTCGGGAACTTCAGTGATAATCTGCGAGTTTTAGACCTTGGAAACAACTCTTTTGAAGGCCATCTCCCTCAAACATACACGAGAAATCTGACGATGTTTGATGCTAGTGATAACAAATTGCAGGGGAGATTACCAAGGTCATTGGCGAATTGCGTAATGCTCGAGTTTCTTGTTCTGTCAAACAATGAATTCAATGATGTTTTCCCCTTTTGGTTGGGGACTCTCCCGGAGTTGAAACTTTTGGCACTGCGCCATAATGCGTTCCACGGTGTGATAAGGAAACCTGAAAAGAATCTAGATCATTTCCTTCAATTGCGCATTCTTGATCTATCTTTCAATAATTTCTCAGGCAACTTCCCATTTGAATACATATTCTCTGGAAATGCAATCAAAGGTACCACTTCGAATCAATTCTCATACATGAAGACAAATGTTCTTTTTAATCCTTCATATGGCTGTAAGTATTTCTCCTTCACAATCACAAGTAAAGGTGTGAACTTATTCTATCCCAAGATTCCAGAGGACTTTGCAGCCATTGACATCTCAAGCAACAGATTCGAAGGGAAGGTTCCTGAATTCATTGGGGCCCTGACGGGGCTTCGTTTGCTCAATATGTCCAACAACATTCTCACTGGTTTGATCCCCTCATCCTTGGGAAAATTAAAGTTGCTTGAATCGTTGGACCTTTCACAGAACAAACTCTCAGGGCAGATCCCTCGACAACTGACACAGATTACATTCCTTGCAAAATTCGATGTCTCTCACAACAATCTCAGTGGTCCTATTCCTCGTGGAACCCAGTTTGCTACATTTGAGAGTACTTCATATGAAGGAAACCTGGGGTTGTGTGGAGATCCATTGCCAAAGAAATGTGGCAATGAAGCTCCTCATCAATTGCCACCttcaacaaaagaagaaaatagtTCTGATTTTGGAAATGAATTGGATTGGATATTTGTTCTGGCAGGATCTGTGAGTGGGTTGCTAGTTGGAGTGGTTCTTGCAGACGTCCTCTTCACAAGGAAGCACGAGTATTTCCTTAAGATTGTGGGGATACTAATCAGACTAATGAAAAGGAAGAGTGAGAAGAGGACTCGGAGAAATTGA
- the LOC133737169 gene encoding uncharacterized protein LOC133737169, producing the protein MQEGINIDETVADYIQEHNWNSDKLLRILDSTVVNQIQGIPIPVSDQEDECIWGGPSDNGKFTVKSATWLQLPEANNHSSLELLKKLWKLNVPPKIQLFGWLLFRGRLKTRDRLSRFGYVEDNSCPMCDNDNETADHLFGCCEFTKEVWRLSNLDALPWNEARNDAIFRGVISCPRSIVAAAAAFQNTDIQEVRSSGGGPPQNSLHTIVWQPPPPKAMKINFDGSGQDSSTTEEFVIRNKEGIPLFAAAKGFGKTTVPVAEATALRNSLDWALRLNYLNVQVEGDSKVVIDAVLGRTHPSWRIAKIIQDIRHLASRFTTITFRHIYRKANFVADSIAHLGHSSIDGFSRRTLFLGMLLMPYCLML; encoded by the exons ATGCAAGAAGGTATAAACATTGATGAAACAGTGGCAGATTACATTCAGGAGCATAACTGGAATAGTGATAAACTTTTAAGGATTCTGGACTCAACTGTGGTGAACCAGATACAAGGTATCCCGATTCCTGTTTCCGATCAGGAAGATGAGTGCATTTGGGGCGGCCCATCTGACAATGGTAAATTTACGGTAAAATCTGCTACATGGCTACAACTACCTGAAGCAAATAATCATAGCAGCTTAGAATTACTAAAGAAGCTCTGGAAGCTTAATGTTCCCCCCAAAATTCAACTTTTTGGCTGGCTGCTCTTCAGAGGAAGGCTTAAGACAAGGGATCGACTTTCCAGGTTTGGATATGTCGAGGACAATTCTTGTCCGATGTGTGACAATGATAATGAAACAGCGGACCATTTGTTTGGATGCTGTGAGTTTACAAAAGAAGTTTGGAGGCTATCCAACCTTGATGCTCTGCCTTGGAATGAAG CTAGGAATGATGCTATTTTCCGTGGAGTCATCTCTTGCCCCAGATCCATTGTCGCAGCTGCTGCGGCATTTCAAAACACTGACATTCAGGAAGTTCGGTCTTCAGGTGGAGGTCCTCCGCAAAACTCTCTCCACACCATCGTCTGGCAGCCTCCACCGCCAAAAGCTATGAAAATCAATTTTGACGGGTCAGGACAAGATTCATCTACGACAGAGGAATTTGTAATCCGGAATAAGGAAGGTATACCTCTGTTTGCGGCTGCTAAAGGCTTTGGCAAAACTACGGTGCCAGTGGCTGAAGCTACTGCTCTAAGAAATAGCCTGGATTGGGCCTTGCGATTGAATTATCTGAACGTTCAGGTTGAAGGAGACTCCAAGGTGGTTATTGATGCTGTCCTGGGAAGAACACACCCCTCTTGGAGGATCGCTAAAATTATTCAAGACATTAGACATCTAGCTTCTAGATTTACCACAATTACCTTTAGACATATCTATCGAAAGGCGAATTTTGTTGCCGACTCTATTGCTCACCTTGGGCACTCCTCTATTGACGGGTTTTCTAGACGAACACTGTTCCTAGGAATGCTTCTAATGCCCTATTGTTTGATGTTGTAA